In Longimicrobium sp., the genomic stretch CTGCCAGGTCTGCTTCGCCTGCGCCGCGTCGGTCGTGCGCAGCCCGCGCTCCATCAGCGCGTCCGCCTGCGGGTTGCAGTAGCCGGTGCGGTTGCTGGAGTTGGGCACCCGCGACTGCGCGCAGGAGAAGAGCGGCGTGGGGTCGACCTTGAAGGTGTCGAGCGACCAGTTGGCGATCACCGCGTCGTAGTCGCGCGCCTTGTACTGGCGCAGCATGGTCTGGAACTCCTGCGCGCGCACGTCCACCTGCGCGCCCACGGCCTTCAGCTCCTGCTGGATCACCTGCGCCATGTCCTGGTGCATGCGGTTGGCCGTGTTCACCATCAGCGTGAAGCGCAGCGGCCGCCCGTCCTTCTCCACCACCCCGTCGCCGTTGGTGTCGCGCCACCCGGCCTGCGCGAGGGCCTGCTTCGCCCCGTTCACGTCGAAGGGGACGGACTGCACCTCGGAGTACATCGGGCTCCACGAGGGGATCATCCCCGACGCGGGAACGGCGAACTGGTGCATCAGCGCCTTCACCAGGTACGCGCGGTCGATCGCCATCGCCATCGCCCTTCTCACCGCCGCGTCGTTGAAGGGGGGACGGGTGCCGTTCCAGGCGACGTAGGTGAACTCGCGCGAGGGGAAGTGCCGGAGCGTGAGCTGCGGCTGCGCCTGCACCTGCACCGCCTGGTCGGGCTGGAGCGTCCACCCGATCACGTCGCTGTTCCCGTTCACCAGCTCGGTGACCATGGTGGTCGCCTCGGGGATGATGCGGAAGACGACGCGGTCCAGCTTCGGCCGTCCCCCCAGCCCGGCGGGGAAGTTGGGGTTGGCCTCGAGCGTGAGCGTCTCGTTGGGCTTCCACCCGCCTTCCTTCAGCATGAACGGCCCGCTTCCCACCGGCGCGCGGTTGTACGGCGCCTGCGCCAGCTGGGTGGGAGGGACGTTCTGCAGCAGGTGCTTCGGCACCGGCGCCCACCAGAAGTCGTCGAGCGCCTGGGCGTGCGGCGCGGTGAAGGTGAAGCGGATGGTCTGCGGATCGACCACCGTGGCCGACTTCACCAGCCCCAGGTAGGCCGAGCCGATGAGCGAGGCGGTGGTGGTGTCCTTGGCCAGGTCGAAGGTGAACTTGACGTCCTCGGCGGTCACCGGCTGGCCGTCGTGCCACTTCACGTCGTTGCGGAGATGGAAGACGACGGCGGTGTCGCTGAGCTCCCAGCGCTGCGCCAGCCAGGGGACGGCCTTGAGTGTGGAGTCGTACTGGATGAGCGGCGTGAACAGCATGAAGCGGATTACGTCGTCGGTGGTGGAGTGGGTGTTGACCACCGGGTTGAAGGCCTGGAAGTCGCTGGTGACGGCGACCACGGCCATCCCCCCGGTCTGCGGCGGTCCGGCCTGCTCGCGCTGCGTCCCCCCGCCGCCCCCCTCGCCGCCGCACGCGGCCAGCAGCAGCACGGCCGCGGTTCTCGTCCACGCACTCGATGCGCGCATCTCCGCCCTCCCGTCCCGTTCCCGTCTGCCGGCGGCAGGCTGCCGCCGTTCGCAAGCGGCGCCTACTGATGCCAAGTCCATGCCGCACCCGCGTACCGCCGGGCGGCCTCATCCGCGCGCTCGCGCTCCATGCCGGTGAGCGCGTCCGGCTCCATCGCGGCGCAGAACGTCTCCGCCCACCCCGCCGCCAGCGCGGCAACCAGCTCGTCCCACGCCGGCGCGCGTCCGAGGACTTCGGCCAGCGTCGCCGGCGGCCCCGTGTCCTCGCGGTCGGCGGGATCGAGGAGGAAGCCGGCGACGGCCGACTGGTCGTCCTCGATCGGGAGCGAGCCGTGCTGCAGGATGGTCGTCCCCAGCCGCCGCTGCGCGCTGCCGACCAGCTTGCGGCCCGCGGCGACGACCTCGCCCTCCACCGGCTGGTCGAAGCACGGGGCGAGCGACGGCGCGGGCGCGCGCGCGGCGGTCGCGGGCTGCAGCGCGGCGTCCACGCCGAGGTGGCGGAGCCCGGCGACGAGCGCGCGGTTGATGGCGGCGTAGCCGCGGCGCGGGCCGCCCAGCAGCACCTCGGGCGCGGCGACGGAGTAGGTCAGCTCGCGGTGATGCAGCACCGCCCGCCCCCCCGTCGGCCGGCGCACGACGTCGATCCCCCGCGCGGCGAGGGCGTCCAGGTCGTAGCGCCCGCGCGCCGGCTGGTTGCGGCCCAGCGAGAGGCAGGGCGGCGACCAGCGATAGACGCGCAGCACCGGCGCCCCACCCTCCGCCACCGACGCGGCCAGGGCCTCGTCGACGCCCATGTTCCACGCGCCGGGCGCGGGCGGGGTGTCGAGCAGGCGCCAGCGCGCGGCGCGGCGGGAGTCGCCAATGGCTTGCATGCGGTGCGAGGATAGACCCCGTGCAAGGCAGAGTCAAGGATCGGCCGTGCCCGTTCCCGCATCTCCCGGGGAAAACCTAACGCGGACGCGGTGATGGAGCCGTGGGCCTCGATTCATACCAGATCGGGCCAACGACTGTGCATTCCGATTCATACAGAAGGCTCACACGGAGGAAACGGAGGGAACGGAGAGTTCTTTCGTCTTTCCTCCGTTACCTCCGTTCCCTCCGTGTGATGACCTGCTGTTGACCGGCCTGGGAATGCACCAGCCAATCGGCCGAACTGGTACTCGTCCATGAATCCCCGCGGTTTTCCTTCATCTTTTCCATCTCCGAATCCAGATTCCAACCATTGGCATGGTCACCCGATCCAATGCAGTCGCCGAACACGCGACGCCGAACCACGCCGGAGCTGAAGCCCTGATCGAACAACTCGACGCGGTGCGGACGAGCGACGCCACGCTGGCGGCGGCGGGAGACGCGCACGCGTTCGGCCGGCTGTACCGCGACCACGCCGCCCGCATCCACTCCCTGGCCCGCCGCATGGCCGGCGAGCACGAGGCCGACGAGCTCACGCAGGACGTGTTCGTCCGCGCCTGGGAAAAGCTGCGCACCTTCCGCGGCGAGAGCGCGTTCGGCACCTGGCTGCACCGGCTGGCGGTGAACCTGATCCTGGCCAGGCGCGCGCAGCAGGCGAAGCGGCGGAACCGCGAGGCCGGCGACGAGGCGCTGGAGTGGACCCCCGGGCGGTCCGCCACGCCCGAGCTGGCGATGGACTTCGAGACGGCGGTCCAGCGGCTTCCCGAGGGCGCGCGGCAGGTGTTCGTGCTGTTCGACGTGGAAGGATACCGCCACGAGGAGATCGCGGGGCTGCTGGAGATCAGCGTGGGAACCAGCAAGAGCCAGCTTCACCGCGCACGCATGATCCTGCGGGAGCACCTGAGATGATGACGGACGAGAGCGACGTGAAGCCCTTCGGGGCCGACGACTGGACCGACCGGCTCAGCGAGTACCTGGACGGCGAGCTGGAGCCCGCCGAGAGGATGGCGCTGGAGGAGCACCTGCGGAGCTGCCTCTCCTGCCGCGCCACCCTCGAGCAGCTGCGCGCGGTGAAGGTGCGCGCGGAGCGGCTGGCCGACCGCCAGCCGCCGCCCGAGGTGTGGGCCGAGATCGCCCGGCGCATCGGCGCGCCGGACGTGACGCTGGACTCGGTGGACGACGAGCTGACGGTGCGCCGGGCCAGGAAGACGGTCCGCTTCCCCTGGCTGCGCGTGGGCGCGGCCGCCGCGGCAGTGCTGGCGGTGGGGATCGGGATCGGGCGGATGAGCACGGGGACGCCCGCGCTCCCCCGCGCCACCGTGCAGGCCCCGGCGCCGGGGACGGCGCTGACGTCGGACGCCTACCGCGTGGCCGTGGCGCAGCACCTGGACCGGACCGAGGCGCTGCTGACCTCGTTCCGCGCCGCCGCCGCGAGCGGCGAGGTGGACGCGCAGGTCGGCCAGTGGGCCGACGAGATGCTGAGCAACACCCGCCTGCTGCTGGACTCGCCCGCCGCGGCCGACCCGAAGCTGAAGACGCTGCTGCAGGACCTGGAGCTGGTGCTGGCGCAGATCGCCACACTGCCCCGCAACGAAGAGAAAACCGAGGTGGACCTGGCCCGCCGCGCCCTCGACGAGAGCCACGTGCTCCCGCGGATGCGGACGCTGGTGCCGGCCGGATCGCCCATGACCCAGGGAGAATCGTGATGCGCACCACCCCCGCCGTCTTCGCCGCCGTCCTCGCGCTCGCCACCACGGCCGCCGCGCAGGCGCCCGTCCGGCTGGCCATGGCCGAGGACGGCCCCCCGCCGGCCACCCATCCCCAGGACCCGGCCAACACCCTCTACCGCCAGGCGCGCGAGGCGCTGAACGACGAGCAGTGGCCGCGCGCGGCCCGGCTGTTCCAGCAGATCCGGCAGCGCTATCCCCGCTCCAGCTACACCCCCGACGCGCTGTACTGGGAGGCGTTCGCCCGCTACCGGGTGAATACGACCGAGGAGCTGCAGTACGCCCGCGGCGCGCTGGAGGCGCAGGCCCGCGACTACCCTAGGGCGGGCACGCGCCGCGACGGGGCCGAGCTTCTGGCCCGCATCCGCGGCGAGCTGGCGCAGCGCGGCGACTCGCGCGCCGCGGAGCGCGTCGCCTCCTCCGCGGCCCAGGCGGCGCAGTGCGGCGACCGCGGCGGCGACGACGACGAGCGGCTGGCGGCGCTCAACGCGCTGCTGCAGATGGACTCCGAGCGCGCGATGCCGCTGCTGCGCCAGGTGCTGGCCCGCCGCGACGCCTGCTCCGAGAAGCTGCGGCGCCAGGCCACCTTCCTGGTGGCCCAGAAGGCGGGCGACGAGGCCCAGTCGATCCTGCTGAACGTCGCCCGGACCGACCCCAGCCCCGAGGTGCGCGGGCAGGCGGTGTTCTGGCTGGGGCAGTCGGGCGGCGACCGCGCGGTCGACGCGATCATGGAGATCCTGCGCTCGTCGAACGACCCCGAGGTGCAGGAGAAGGCGATCTTCGCGCTGTCGCAGACCAACAGCCCGCGCGCCGCGGGGATCCTGCGCGGCTACGCCGAGAACGAGAGCGCGCCCGCGAACCTGCGCGAGAAGGCCATCTTCTGGCTGGGCCAGCACAACTCGCCGCAGAACGCGGAGTACCTGCGCACGCTCTTCGGACGGCTGCGCAACGACGAGCTCAAGTCCAAGGTTCTGTTCTCGCTCTCGCAGATGCGCGGGCAGGGGAACGAGCGCTGGATCCTCAACGTGGCGCTGGACGAGCGGCAGCCGGTGGAAGTGCGCAAGCAGGCACTGTTCTGGGCCGGCCAGTCGGGCGTCTCGCTGGGCGAGATCACCGCGCTGTACGACCGCATCCGCGAGCCGCAGTTGCGCGAGCAGATCATCTTCGTTCTCTCGCAGCGCCACGAGTCGGCCGCGCTCGACAAGCTGATCGACATCGCCCGCCGCGACCCCGACCGGCGGATGCGCCAGAAGGCGCTCTTCTGGCTGGGGCAGTCCCGCGACCCGCGCGCCGCGCGCGTCCTCACGGAGATCATCGGCTCATGAGCACATCGCTGATCCGGGCCGCCGCCGTAGCCGCGGCCCTGGCGGGCATCGCCCCCGCCGCCTGCGCCGACGCCGAGAGCGCGCCAGCGCGCCGTCCTGGGGAGACGAAAGAAACTCGAGGCAGGGAGATGGTGGCGCCGGCGCACTCCGCCGCGGCGGCGCAGGGCGGGCTGGCCGCGCGGGTGAACGCGGTGCGGGACGGCGAGGTGTGGATGCACTTCGCCTCGCGCCCCGGCGTCTGCGGCGGGGGTGAGGGGATCTCGACCGGCAGACGGGGGATGCACCGCGACGGCATCTACGTCTCCGACAACAACATCACCACGGGAGACGGGAACTGGGACTGCGTGGAGGGGCCGGTGTGGGTGGCGCTGGTCCGCCGCGAGGGGCGCACCGAGCGCATCCGCCTGCGCGTGGCCCGCGGCTGGTCGACGGAAGGCCGCCGCGTGACGGACCTGGGCGCCGTGGGCGTGCGCGAGGCGTCGGAGTACCTGCTCGCCTTCGCCGAGCGCGAGCCGAACGGCAGCGTGGGAGAGAAGGCGCTCCTTCCCGCCACGCTGGCCGACAGCGTGACGACCTGGCCCGCGCTCCTGCGCATCGCCAGGCGCGACGCCACGCCGCAGCAGACCAGGCGGCAGGCGGTGTTCTGGCTGAGCCAGCAGGCCGGCGACGCCATCACCCGCCAGCTCGGCGACTTCGTGAGCGATGACACGGAGGACCGCGAGGTGCGCAAGCACGCCGTGTTCGCGCTCTCGCAGCGGCCGCACGACGAGGCCGTCCCCGAGCTGCTGCGCATCGCCCGCACCCACCGCGACCCCGAGATCCGCAAGACGGCGATGTTCTGGCTGGGCCAGAGCAACGACCCGCGCGCCATCGCGCTCTTCGAGGAGATCCTGTCGCACTGAAAACAGAAGGGTTCACGCAGAGTCAGCAGGGTCAGCAGAGGAACTGCGGTTCTCTGCTGACCCTGCTGACTCTGCGTGAGCCATTACTGGTTGGGATATCTCTCAGCGCGCCGCTGCCTCGGTGGCGGGCTGCGCGGGGGCGGCGGCGCGCGGCTTGGGCTGCGAGAACCACATCCGCACCGCGATCAGCGCCAGGAACACCGCGAACGCGCGGCGCAGCGCCAGCCCCGAGATCATCAGCGAGTAGCGCGCGCCGAACCCCGCGCCGATGAACAACCCCACCGCGATCAGCAGCGACGCCAGCGGGTTCAGGTTCCCCGTCTTGTAGTACTCCCACGCGCCCAGCGCGCCCACGGGCAGCAGCAGCGCTGCGAGCGAGGTCCCCGTCGCCGTCTGCGGCTGCATCCGCGCGATGAAGATGAGCGCCGGCACGATCACCACCCCGCCCCCGATGCCGAACAGCCCGGAGAGCACGCCCGCCCCCAGACCGATCAGCAGGAAGATCATCCACCCCATCTCATTCCCCCGTCCGTGCCGGTTTGCGGCGCGCCGGGCGCTCGGCCGCGGTGGACTTGCGCGGGCGCCCGCCCTTCTTCCCGTTCTCGCGCGCCGCCGCGGCCTTGGCCTCGCTCTTGGCGCTCCCCAGCCACTTGGCGTACCACTCCTTCACGTTCAGCAGGTAGTACAGCAGCCCGGGCACGGAGATGTGCGCATCCAGTTCCTCCCA encodes the following:
- a CDS encoding ABC transporter substrate-binding protein gives rise to the protein MRASSAWTRTAAVLLLAACGGEGGGGGTQREQAGPPQTGGMAVVAVTSDFQAFNPVVNTHSTTDDVIRFMLFTPLIQYDSTLKAVPWLAQRWELSDTAVVFHLRNDVKWHDGQPVTAEDVKFTFDLAKDTTTASLIGSAYLGLVKSATVVDPQTIRFTFTAPHAQALDDFWWAPVPKHLLQNVPPTQLAQAPYNRAPVGSGPFMLKEGGWKPNETLTLEANPNFPAGLGGRPKLDRVVFRIIPEATTMVTELVNGNSDVIGWTLQPDQAVQVQAQPQLTLRHFPSREFTYVAWNGTRPPFNDAAVRRAMAMAIDRAYLVKALMHQFAVPASGMIPSWSPMYSEVQSVPFDVNGAKQALAQAGWRDTNGDGVVEKDGRPLRFTLMVNTANRMHQDMAQVIQQELKAVGAQVDVRAQEFQTMLRQYKARDYDAVIANWSLDTFKVDPTPLFSCAQSRVPNSSNRTGYCNPQADALMERGLRTTDAAQAKQTWQQYFTLLQQDQPLTFLFWSEDMAGVGPRLRGVVMDARSKLANVKDWWIPADRRR
- a CDS encoding lipoate--protein ligase family protein encodes the protein MQAIGDSRRAARWRLLDTPPAPGAWNMGVDEALAASVAEGGAPVLRVYRWSPPCLSLGRNQPARGRYDLDALAARGIDVVRRPTGGRAVLHHRELTYSVAAPEVLLGGPRRGYAAINRALVAGLRHLGVDAALQPATAARAPAPSLAPCFDQPVEGEVVAAGRKLVGSAQRRLGTTILQHGSLPIEDDQSAVAGFLLDPADREDTGPPATLAEVLGRAPAWDELVAALAAGWAETFCAAMEPDALTGMERERADEAARRYAGAAWTWHQ
- a CDS encoding sigma-70 family RNA polymerase sigma factor, with translation MRTSDATLAAAGDAHAFGRLYRDHAARIHSLARRMAGEHEADELTQDVFVRAWEKLRTFRGESAFGTWLHRLAVNLILARRAQQAKRRNREAGDEALEWTPGRSATPELAMDFETAVQRLPEGARQVFVLFDVEGYRHEEIAGLLEISVGTSKSQLHRARMILREHLR
- a CDS encoding zf-HC2 domain-containing protein, producing the protein MMTDESDVKPFGADDWTDRLSEYLDGELEPAERMALEEHLRSCLSCRATLEQLRAVKVRAERLADRQPPPEVWAEIARRIGAPDVTLDSVDDELTVRRARKTVRFPWLRVGAAAAAVLAVGIGIGRMSTGTPALPRATVQAPAPGTALTSDAYRVAVAQHLDRTEALLTSFRAAAASGEVDAQVGQWADEMLSNTRLLLDSPAAADPKLKTLLQDLELVLAQIATLPRNEEKTEVDLARRALDESHVLPRMRTLVPAGSPMTQGES
- a CDS encoding HEAT repeat domain-containing protein, translated to MRTTPAVFAAVLALATTAAAQAPVRLAMAEDGPPPATHPQDPANTLYRQAREALNDEQWPRAARLFQQIRQRYPRSSYTPDALYWEAFARYRVNTTEELQYARGALEAQARDYPRAGTRRDGAELLARIRGELAQRGDSRAAERVASSAAQAAQCGDRGGDDDERLAALNALLQMDSERAMPLLRQVLARRDACSEKLRRQATFLVAQKAGDEAQSILLNVARTDPSPEVRGQAVFWLGQSGGDRAVDAIMEILRSSNDPEVQEKAIFALSQTNSPRAAGILRGYAENESAPANLREKAIFWLGQHNSPQNAEYLRTLFGRLRNDELKSKVLFSLSQMRGQGNERWILNVALDERQPVEVRKQALFWAGQSGVSLGEITALYDRIREPQLREQIIFVLSQRHESAALDKLIDIARRDPDRRMRQKALFWLGQSRDPRAARVLTEIIGS
- a CDS encoding HEAT repeat domain-containing protein; translation: MSTSLIRAAAVAAALAGIAPAACADAESAPARRPGETKETRGREMVAPAHSAAAAQGGLAARVNAVRDGEVWMHFASRPGVCGGGEGISTGRRGMHRDGIYVSDNNITTGDGNWDCVEGPVWVALVRREGRTERIRLRVARGWSTEGRRVTDLGAVGVREASEYLLAFAEREPNGSVGEKALLPATLADSVTTWPALLRIARRDATPQQTRRQAVFWLSQQAGDAITRQLGDFVSDDTEDREVRKHAVFALSQRPHDEAVPELLRIARTHRDPEIRKTAMFWLGQSNDPRAIALFEEILSH
- a CDS encoding sulfite exporter TauE/SafE family protein, giving the protein MGWMIFLLIGLGAGVLSGLFGIGGGVVIVPALIFIARMQPQTATGTSLAALLLPVGALGAWEYYKTGNLNPLASLLIAVGLFIGAGFGARYSLMISGLALRRAFAVFLALIAVRMWFSQPKPRAAAPAQPATEAAAR
- a CDS encoding DUF2442 domain-containing protein, with the protein product MEPRAVKAWYDPQRKLVMFEMKNGCVFGFPQHLGDGIETATPEQLAAVEVLIGGDGIGWEELDAHISVPGLLYYLLNVKEWYAKWLGSAKSEAKAAAARENGKKGGRPRKSTAAERPARRKPARTGE